A window of the Streptomyces sp. NBC_01351 genome harbors these coding sequences:
- a CDS encoding bifunctional 4-hydroxy-2-oxoglutarate aldolase/2-dehydro-3-deoxy-phosphogluconate aldolase has product MSCHPYDVLAAQRLLPVLRNADADEAVRETRTLLAAGCRAVELTTSTPGWAEALARTVPLADAHGRPALIGVGTVTTAAQAETALDAGAAFLISPYPAPEVRAAAARRGAVFVEGGFTPGEIAAAVRAGGAAKVFPAHVGGPGFIRSLKAVLPGAVIIPTGGIRPAEVPDWIAAGASAVGIGGGLPAGPGELAALFGGLAAPCCCAPGEGR; this is encoded by the coding sequence TTGTCCTGCCACCCGTACGACGTACTGGCCGCGCAGCGGCTCCTGCCGGTGCTGCGCAACGCCGACGCCGACGAAGCCGTCCGCGAGACCCGCACCCTGCTCGCCGCCGGCTGCCGGGCCGTGGAACTGACCACCTCCACACCCGGCTGGGCCGAGGCCCTCGCCCGCACGGTCCCGCTCGCCGACGCGCACGGCCGCCCCGCCCTGATCGGCGTCGGCACCGTCACCACGGCCGCGCAGGCCGAGACCGCCCTGGACGCGGGCGCCGCCTTCCTGATCTCCCCGTACCCGGCCCCCGAGGTCCGCGCAGCCGCCGCGCGCCGCGGAGCCGTCTTCGTCGAGGGCGGGTTCACCCCCGGCGAGATCGCCGCAGCCGTCCGCGCCGGGGGCGCCGCCAAGGTGTTCCCGGCGCACGTGGGCGGCCCGGGTTTCATCCGCTCCCTCAAGGCCGTCCTCCCCGGGGCGGTGATCATCCCGACCGGCGGGATCCGGCCCGCCGAGGTCCCCGACTGGATCGCGGCCGGAGCGAGCGCCGTCGGCATCGGCGGCGGCCTGCCCGCCGGTCCGGGGGAGCTGGCCGCCCTGTTCGGCGGGCTTGCCGCGCCGTGCTGCTGCGCTCCGGGGGAAGGGCGGTGA
- a CDS encoding sigma-70 family RNA polymerase sigma factor, protein MSTQQTAALVAAARSGDPRAQDELVAAHLPLVYNIVGRALNGSFDVDDVVQDTMLRALDGLGGLRSDESFRSWLVAIAMNRVRAHWQARQHGFGESTALDAADDLADPGADFVDLTVVRLNLSGQRRETARATRWLEPDDRALLSLWWLECAGELTRAEVAAALELPAQHAAVRVQRMKAQLESARVVERALDAQPRCEELRAVLVAWDGEPSALWRKRIARHARECVRCSGLWSGLVPAEGLLAGLALVPLSAALLAWARTAGAAGFAPTASAFAEGPGELTQVGDTAGAAGGGRGTLRKRRQRRRRVIGGAVLAACVAGGGVVYLGGLPGSDAPKDGAAPAPLAALAATESPAPLPSTSASPSPSPSPSPSASASPSASASPSPKPTPSKTSASPTRRASAPAPAPAPQGLAGQVVALVNSERAAAGCGPLKEDSQLRAAAQGHSDDMAARNFFDHTNLDGADPGQRTTAAGYRWSTYGENIARGQATAKSVMDSWMNSPGHRANILNCAFKDIGVGIHQGSGGPWWTQNFGAR, encoded by the coding sequence ATGAGTACTCAGCAGACGGCAGCGCTGGTGGCAGCGGCCCGCTCGGGCGACCCCCGGGCGCAGGACGAGCTCGTCGCCGCCCACCTTCCGCTGGTCTACAACATCGTCGGGCGCGCCCTGAACGGGTCCTTCGACGTGGACGACGTGGTGCAGGACACCATGCTGCGTGCGCTCGACGGGCTGGGCGGCCTGCGCTCGGACGAGAGCTTCCGTTCCTGGCTGGTGGCGATCGCGATGAACCGGGTCCGCGCGCACTGGCAGGCCCGTCAACACGGCTTCGGAGAGAGCACCGCCCTGGACGCGGCCGACGACCTGGCCGACCCGGGGGCCGACTTCGTCGACCTGACGGTCGTGCGCCTGAACCTGTCGGGCCAGCGCCGCGAGACGGCGCGTGCCACCCGCTGGCTGGAGCCCGACGACCGGGCGCTGCTGTCGCTGTGGTGGCTGGAGTGCGCCGGCGAGCTGACCCGGGCCGAGGTGGCCGCCGCCCTGGAGCTGCCCGCGCAGCACGCGGCCGTACGGGTGCAGCGGATGAAGGCGCAGCTGGAGTCGGCCCGGGTGGTGGAGCGGGCGCTGGACGCCCAGCCGCGGTGCGAGGAGCTGCGGGCCGTGCTGGTGGCCTGGGACGGCGAGCCCTCGGCGCTGTGGCGCAAGCGAATAGCCCGCCACGCGCGTGAGTGCGTACGATGCTCCGGCCTGTGGAGCGGTCTGGTTCCGGCGGAGGGATTGCTGGCCGGACTGGCGCTCGTTCCCCTCTCGGCGGCGCTGCTCGCGTGGGCCCGTACGGCCGGGGCGGCCGGCTTCGCCCCCACGGCCTCTGCCTTCGCCGAAGGCCCGGGCGAGCTCACCCAGGTCGGCGACACGGCCGGCGCGGCGGGCGGTGGCCGCGGCACCCTGCGCAAGCGCCGGCAGCGGCGGCGCCGGGTGATCGGCGGCGCGGTGCTCGCGGCCTGCGTGGCGGGCGGCGGCGTGGTGTACCTCGGCGGCCTCCCCGGTTCCGACGCCCCGAAGGACGGGGCCGCTCCCGCCCCGCTGGCCGCTCTGGCCGCGACCGAGTCCCCAGCCCCCCTCCCCTCCACGTCGGCCTCGCCCTCCCCGTCCCCCTCGCCTTCACCCTCGGCCTCGGCTTCCCCTTCCGCTTCGGCGAGTCCGAGCCCCAAGCCGACCCCCTCGAAGACCTCCGCCTCCCCGACCCGGCGGGCTTCTGCTCCCGCTCCGGCGCCGGCCCCCCAGGGGCTGGCCGGGCAGGTCGTGGCCCTGGTCAACTCCGAGCGGGCGGCGGCCGGCTGCGGTCCCCTCAAGGAGGACTCGCAGCTGCGGGCCGCCGCTCAGGGACATTCGGACGACATGGCGGCACGGAACTTCTTCGACCACACCAACCTCGACGGCGCGGACCCGGGGCAGCGGACGACCGCCGCCGGGTACCGCTGGTCCACGTACGGGGAGAACATCGCGCGGGGTCAGGCGACGGCGAAGTCGGTCATGGACTCCTGGATGAACAGCCCGGGCCACCGCGCGAACATCCTCAACTGCGCCTTCAAGGACATCGGCGTGGGCATACACCAGGGTTCGGGCGGACCTTGGTGGACGCAGAACTTCGGCGCCAGGTAA
- a CDS encoding NAD-dependent epimerase/dehydratase family protein, with translation MGMNETKNVLLAGASGVLGRHVAEALTRAGYTVIGLGRGAGAAVRADLMDRDGLLRAVDGLEADTVVHAATALRAAPMRHKDMFATDDLRLTGTGHLMEAARTVGARRVIAESMVFGYGYRDFGDHVITEDADPFGPPGDPAVERHLEGMRVKEQLVLGDRDIEGISLRFGLFYGAGGTEALVEMLRKRKIPAVADHGRVLPWVDLADAGRAVALAVEGGSPGQAYNIVDDTPMGFGAHVKAVAELFDTPKPLTVPTWLMRPFPYVHRVVTTSMRVSNAKAKAGLGWTPSHPGCLEAMGALAGK, from the coding sequence ATGGGCATGAACGAGACCAAGAACGTACTGCTGGCCGGGGCGAGCGGAGTCCTGGGACGCCACGTAGCCGAGGCGCTCACCCGCGCCGGTTACACCGTGATCGGCCTCGGCCGGGGCGCCGGAGCCGCCGTCCGGGCCGACCTCATGGACCGCGACGGGCTGCTGCGGGCGGTCGACGGTCTCGAAGCCGACACCGTCGTGCACGCGGCCACCGCCCTGCGCGCCGCGCCGATGCGGCACAAGGACATGTTCGCCACCGACGACCTGCGGCTGACCGGGACCGGGCACCTGATGGAGGCGGCCCGCACGGTCGGCGCCCGCCGCGTCATCGCCGAGTCGATGGTCTTCGGGTACGGCTACCGCGACTTCGGCGACCACGTGATCACCGAGGACGCCGACCCCTTCGGCCCGCCCGGCGACCCCGCGGTGGAACGCCACCTCGAAGGGATGCGGGTGAAGGAACAACTGGTCCTCGGCGACCGGGACATCGAGGGCATCTCGCTGCGCTTCGGCCTCTTCTACGGCGCCGGCGGCACCGAGGCACTCGTGGAGATGCTGCGCAAGCGGAAGATCCCGGCGGTCGCCGACCACGGCAGGGTGCTGCCCTGGGTCGATCTCGCGGACGCCGGCCGCGCCGTGGCCCTCGCCGTCGAAGGCGGCAGCCCGGGACAGGCGTACAACATCGTCGACGACACTCCGATGGGCTTCGGCGCGCACGTGAAGGCGGTCGCCGAGCTGTTCGACACCCCGAAGCCGCTGACCGTGCCCACCTGGCTGATGCGCCCCTTCCCCTACGTCCACCGGGTGGTCACCACGAGCATGCGGGTCTCCAACGCCAAGGCGAAGGCCGGTCTCGGCTGGACGCCGAGCCACCCGGGATGCCTCGAAGCCATGGGCGCACTCGCCGGAAAGTGA
- a CDS encoding sugar kinase — MSGYDVLVLGEVLVEIHADTALREAANGTPARISYSGDALNAAAAAAAAGARTALLAVVGDDELSVPLLRRAAELGVDVSHVRRAARPNGAYLLSADTDGDRAFVYWRTRSAGSTLSPEHVESWRGLLTGCRALVTSGITGALSPTGRDAVLAAARLVHAAGGHLSYDPNFRPRMTGRAEARELLARIAPLTGLLKSSCPADALALVGTDEPRTAAARYRALGARAVAVTGGADRLLLDEGTGAAARYHPVPVNPAPVDATGAGDCFTGTATARLVLGDTLVDAVAYGLAAASLSVSGRGGTGLVPTFAATAALAAVQAGAGRGADARTPLTPRSGERPPPA; from the coding sequence GTGAGCGGCTACGACGTCCTCGTACTCGGTGAGGTGCTCGTCGAGATCCACGCCGACACCGCCCTCCGGGAGGCCGCCAACGGCACCCCGGCCCGCATCTCCTACTCCGGGGACGCCCTCAACGCGGCCGCCGCGGCGGCCGCCGCCGGGGCCCGGACCGCGCTGCTGGCCGTGGTCGGCGACGACGAGCTCAGCGTGCCGCTGCTGCGGCGGGCCGCCGAGCTGGGCGTGGACGTCTCGCACGTACGCCGGGCCGCGCGGCCCAACGGCGCCTACCTGCTCAGCGCCGACACCGATGGCGACCGCGCGTTCGTCTACTGGCGCACCCGCAGCGCCGGTTCCACCCTCTCGCCCGAGCACGTCGAGTCCTGGCGCGGGCTGCTGACCGGCTGCCGGGCGCTGGTCACCAGCGGCATCACCGGAGCGCTGTCGCCGACCGGCCGCGACGCCGTACTGGCCGCCGCCCGCCTGGTGCACGCGGCCGGCGGGCACCTCTCGTACGACCCCAACTTCCGCCCCCGGATGACCGGCCGCGCCGAGGCCCGCGAGCTGCTCGCCCGGATCGCCCCGCTGACCGGGCTGCTCAAGAGCTCCTGCCCGGCCGACGCGCTGGCCCTCGTCGGCACCGACGAGCCCCGCACCGCCGCCGCCCGCTACCGCGCGCTGGGTGCCCGGGCCGTCGCGGTCACCGGGGGCGCCGACCGGCTGCTGCTGGACGAGGGCACGGGCGCCGCCGCCCGCTACCACCCCGTACCCGTCAATCCGGCTCCGGTCGACGCGACCGGAGCCGGGGACTGCTTCACCGGGACCGCCACCGCCCGGCTCGTCCTCGGCGACACCCTCGTGGACGCGGTGGCCTACGGGCTGGCCGCCGCCTCCCTGTCGGTGTCGGGGCGCGGGGGCACGGGACTGGTGCCGACCTTCGCGGCGACGGCGGCGCTGGCGGCCGTTCAGGCGGGGGCGGGTCGAGGTGCGGACGCCCGGACGCCGCTCACGCCGCGCTCAGGAGAGCGACCTCCTCCGGCGTGA
- a CDS encoding IclR family transcriptional regulator, whose translation MSTPLTHGAAPHAPRGGRTSAAGSALEKSLRVLEAVAAPGGPHRLAEVTAAAAVPKSTAFRILASLIEQGFVRQEAESRYGVGPRLRGLSALVAGGEPASIGRILGDLGRATGQTVHLALLNGESITYIRKLEGEDQPFRTASRVGTRMPLHTTAIGKSVLAHLPAAEVRALIAATGLPGRTPNSLTTEEALEADLARIRTRGFALDDEENEPAIRCIGAAVLAPDGRPIGGVSVTTVTFLVSREEIQTYAAALLAATEALAPLL comes from the coding sequence GTGTCAACGCCCCTGACGCATGGCGCCGCCCCGCACGCCCCGCGAGGCGGCCGGACCTCTGCCGCCGGGTCCGCGCTGGAGAAGTCCCTGCGCGTCCTGGAGGCGGTGGCGGCCCCCGGCGGTCCGCACCGGCTGGCCGAGGTGACGGCGGCGGCCGCCGTGCCCAAGTCCACCGCCTTCAGGATCCTGGCCTCGCTGATCGAGCAGGGCTTCGTACGCCAGGAAGCCGAGAGCCGCTACGGGGTGGGGCCCCGGCTGCGCGGGCTGTCCGCCCTCGTCGCCGGCGGGGAGCCGGCGAGCATCGGGCGGATCCTCGGCGACCTGGGGCGGGCCACCGGCCAGACGGTGCACCTCGCCCTGCTCAACGGGGAGTCGATCACCTACATCCGCAAGCTGGAGGGCGAAGACCAGCCGTTCCGGACGGCCTCCCGCGTCGGCACGCGCATGCCGCTGCACACGACCGCGATCGGCAAGAGCGTCCTGGCCCACCTGCCCGCCGCAGAGGTGCGGGCCCTGATCGCCGCCACCGGCCTGCCGGGGCGGACCCCGAACTCGCTGACCACCGAAGAGGCCCTGGAAGCCGATCTCGCGAGGATCCGTACCCGCGGCTTCGCCCTCGACGACGAGGAGAACGAGCCTGCCATCCGCTGCATCGGCGCTGCGGTCCTGGCCCCGGACGGCCGCCCGATCGGCGGAGTGAGCGTGACGACCGTCACGTTCCTGGTCTCCCGCGAGGAGATCCAGACGTACGCGGCCGCGCTCCTCGCCGCAACCGAAGCCCTGGCCCCGCTGCTGTGA
- a CDS encoding serpin family protein produces the protein MRNSTVRAVNRLTKRWAAEAPAEGPGTVFTAAGAWPLLALLADGAGGPARAELADALSIPAESAAGAARELLAGLTGVPGLRAATGLWAKADLPLEETWSAKLPAGARGTLTDDAEADTKVLDAWASDRTGGLIERMPVTLDEETRLVLASALALQLKWIQPFRALPGRVDEGPWAGRPLWMLHRSTSLLDRARVAHGPTGPVTLLEVVGNTGVDVHLVLGEPGAPAGETLGTGIDAVTRALPSTGAHLLPEGNPGPGLFVATEAAVSPEPRLRITTVAFEVRAEHDLLCQARLFGLETASDKDSGHFPGISSEPLAIGSARQSALARFTAKGFEAAAVTAFAMAPGCAMPRLRYRVRRAEVRFDRPFGFLAVHRTSRLVLAAGWVNEPGMVTQ, from the coding sequence ATGAGGAACTCGACGGTAAGGGCGGTCAACCGCCTCACGAAGCGCTGGGCCGCCGAGGCTCCTGCCGAGGGCCCCGGCACGGTGTTCACCGCGGCCGGGGCCTGGCCGCTGCTGGCCCTGCTGGCGGACGGCGCGGGCGGTCCGGCCCGCGCGGAACTGGCGGATGCCCTGTCCATACCCGCCGAGTCCGCCGCCGGGGCCGCGCGGGAGCTGCTGGCCGGTCTGACCGGCGTACCGGGTCTGCGGGCGGCGACCGGGCTGTGGGCCAAGGCCGACCTCCCGCTGGAGGAGACCTGGTCGGCGAAGCTCCCGGCCGGCGCCCGGGGGACGCTCACCGACGACGCGGAGGCCGACACGAAGGTGCTGGACGCGTGGGCGTCGGACCGGACCGGCGGCCTGATCGAGCGCATGCCCGTGACCCTCGACGAGGAGACCCGGCTCGTCCTGGCCTCCGCGCTGGCGCTCCAGCTGAAGTGGATCCAGCCGTTCCGTGCACTGCCCGGCCGCGTGGACGAAGGCCCCTGGGCCGGTCGGCCGCTGTGGATGCTGCATCGCAGTACCTCCCTGTTGGACCGGGCCCGAGTGGCTCACGGCCCGACGGGTCCGGTCACCCTGCTGGAAGTCGTCGGAAACACCGGGGTGGACGTCCACCTCGTACTGGGCGAACCCGGCGCGCCCGCCGGTGAAACCCTCGGCACCGGGATCGACGCCGTCACGAGGGCCCTTCCGTCCACGGGCGCGCATCTGCTCCCCGAGGGGAACCCCGGTCCGGGACTGTTCGTCGCTACCGAGGCGGCCGTGTCCCCCGAGCCCAGGCTCCGCATCACGACCGTCGCGTTCGAGGTGCGCGCCGAGCACGACCTCCTGTGCCAGGCCCGGCTGTTCGGGTTGGAGACCGCCTCCGACAAGGACTCCGGGCACTTCCCCGGTATCAGTTCCGAACCGCTGGCCATCGGATCGGCCCGCCAGTCCGCGCTGGCCCGCTTCACCGCGAAGGGGTTCGAGGCCGCGGCCGTCACCGCCTTCGCCATGGCGCCCGGTTGCGCCATGCCTCGGCTGAGGTACCGCGTCCGCCGGGCCGAAGTCCGCTTCGACCGGCCCTTCGGCTTCCTGGCCGTCCACCGGACCTCCCGGCTGGTGCTGGCGGCCGGGTGGGTGAACGAGCCCGGTATGGTCACGCAATGA
- a CDS encoding RNA polymerase sigma-70 factor, protein MDDPFETNRRLLFAAAYRMLGSVADAEDIVQDAWLAWHRADQAAVENPRAYLVRTVTNLSLNRLKSAQVVREAYVGPWLPEPLLTSPDIAEEAELADTVSMAVLVVLETLTPTERAVFVLREVFGYSHAEIAEVVGKTEAAVRQSAHRAREHVQARRPRFTTGAAEQREIAEKFRAACAGGDLGAMLGLLAPDVVSWSDGGGVVTAARRPLHGPDHVARWLFGVLAKPEVQGVEIHPAEINGEPALLLVYGGVNAGALTFEAADGRITALRLAINPEKLRGLRT, encoded by the coding sequence ATGGACGACCCTTTCGAGACGAACCGGCGCCTGCTGTTCGCCGCCGCCTACCGCATGCTGGGCAGCGTCGCAGACGCCGAGGACATAGTGCAGGACGCCTGGCTCGCCTGGCACCGCGCCGACCAGGCGGCCGTCGAGAACCCCAGGGCCTACCTGGTGCGCACCGTCACCAACCTCAGCCTGAACCGGCTGAAGTCCGCCCAGGTCGTCCGCGAGGCGTACGTCGGGCCCTGGCTCCCCGAGCCCCTCCTCACCTCACCGGACATCGCCGAGGAGGCCGAACTGGCCGACACCGTCTCGATGGCGGTCCTGGTCGTCCTGGAGACCCTGACCCCGACCGAGCGCGCCGTGTTCGTCCTCCGCGAGGTCTTCGGATACTCCCACGCGGAGATCGCCGAGGTCGTCGGCAAGACCGAGGCGGCCGTCCGCCAGTCCGCGCACCGCGCCCGCGAACACGTACAGGCCCGCCGCCCCCGCTTCACCACGGGGGCCGCCGAACAGCGCGAGATCGCCGAGAAGTTCCGCGCGGCCTGCGCCGGCGGAGACCTCGGCGCGATGCTCGGGCTCCTCGCCCCCGACGTCGTCTCCTGGTCCGACGGCGGAGGCGTCGTCACGGCCGCCCGCCGACCGCTCCACGGACCGGACCACGTCGCCCGCTGGCTCTTCGGCGTCCTGGCCAAACCCGAGGTCCAAGGGGTCGAAATACACCCCGCCGAGATCAACGGCGAGCCCGCCCTGCTGCTGGTGTACGGCGGCGTCAACGCCGGCGCCCTCACCTTCGAGGCCGCCGACGGACGGATCACCGCGCTGCGCCTCGCCATCAACCCGGAGAAGCTGCGCGGCCTCCGGACCTGA
- a CDS encoding glycoside hydrolase family 18 protein yields MRRSMLGRLAVATCSLSLLTAFAPAAAQVDGGHDRAYKKVGYFTQWGVYGRDFQVQDLEANGSADKLTHINYAFGNVSPEGKCFTGNVPGEVDAWADYVRPLDAANSVDGVADTWEQPLAGNFNQLRELKAKHPNLKVLISLGGWSWSTHFSDAALTPASRKAFVESCIDLYIKGNLPQDGTRGGAGAAAGVFDGIDLDWEWPGSAGDADTKFRPEDKENFTELVKEFRTQLDAYARGQKRKSAYELTAFVPTAAAKIDAGFDVRRIMRHLDFVTLQGYDFHVSGEPTTAQQSALYARRDFSVDGTVDAWRQRGAPAHKLVVGMPFYGQGWTGVSGGGDGMGQPATGPAPATWSAGYEDYKALKKLADSGTYQVYRDRRGGHAWLFDGNTLWTYDDPQVLRAKTAYVREHGLGGAMVWSLDADTADGELMTAVDRGLRGR; encoded by the coding sequence ATGCGCCGCAGCATGCTCGGCAGACTGGCCGTCGCCACCTGCTCCCTCTCCCTGCTGACCGCCTTCGCGCCCGCCGCCGCGCAGGTCGACGGCGGCCACGACCGCGCGTACAAGAAGGTCGGCTACTTCACCCAATGGGGCGTCTACGGGCGGGACTTCCAGGTCCAGGACCTGGAGGCGAACGGCTCCGCCGACAAGCTCACCCACATCAACTACGCCTTCGGGAACGTCAGTCCGGAAGGCAAGTGCTTCACCGGGAACGTGCCCGGTGAAGTGGACGCCTGGGCCGACTACGTGCGCCCGCTCGACGCCGCCAACTCCGTCGACGGGGTCGCCGACACCTGGGAGCAGCCGCTCGCGGGCAACTTCAACCAGCTGCGCGAGCTCAAGGCCAAGCACCCGAACCTCAAGGTGCTGATCTCGCTGGGCGGTTGGAGCTGGTCCACGCACTTCTCGGACGCCGCCCTCACCCCGGCCTCCCGCAAGGCCTTCGTCGAGTCCTGCATCGACCTGTACATCAAGGGCAACCTCCCGCAGGACGGCACCCGTGGTGGCGCGGGCGCGGCCGCGGGCGTGTTCGACGGGATCGACCTCGACTGGGAGTGGCCCGGCTCGGCCGGCGACGCCGACACGAAGTTCCGCCCGGAGGACAAGGAGAACTTCACCGAGCTCGTCAAGGAGTTCCGTACGCAGCTCGACGCGTACGCGCGCGGCCAGAAGCGGAAGTCGGCGTACGAGCTGACGGCCTTCGTCCCGACCGCCGCTGCCAAGATCGACGCGGGCTTCGACGTCCGCCGCATCATGCGCCACCTGGACTTCGTGACCCTCCAGGGCTACGACTTCCACGTCTCGGGCGAGCCGACCACCGCCCAGCAGTCCGCGCTCTACGCCCGGCGCGACTTCAGCGTCGACGGCACCGTGGACGCCTGGCGACAGCGCGGGGCGCCCGCGCACAAGCTGGTCGTGGGCATGCCGTTCTACGGGCAGGGCTGGACGGGCGTGAGCGGCGGCGGGGACGGCATGGGGCAGCCCGCGACGGGCCCGGCGCCGGCCACCTGGTCCGCGGGGTACGAGGACTACAAGGCGTTGAAGAAGCTGGCCGATTCGGGGACCTACCAGGTGTACCGGGACCGGCGCGGCGGCCACGCCTGGCTGTTCGACGGCAACACCCTGTGGACGTACGACGACCCGCAGGTGCTGCGCGCCAAGACCGCCTACGTCCGCGAACACGGCCTGGGCGGGGCGATGGTCTGGTCGCTGGACGCGGACACCGCCGACGGCGAGCTGATGACGGCCGTGGACCGGGGCCTGCGCGGCCGCTGA
- a CDS encoding aldo/keto reductase: MTETITAAAAGTWALGDLTVNRIGFGAMRLTHLADGSPSDRDRVTAVLRRAVELGVNHIDTAAFYFSPLRSANELINRALAPYADELVITTKVGPGRDAGGNWWWAAPEQLRGQVEENLRQLGRDHLDIVNLRIQRRETTGSIAEHFGALAELREAGLIRHLGISNARADHLAEARAIAPVVCVQNPYGIGSPTEDHAFADACGEQGVAFVPFFAIAGAGKEAGVVADDGERVRALAEAHGVSAAQLRLAWTLSRGPHVLSITGTGNPDHLVENIAAGALRLTPEEVALLSAA, translated from the coding sequence ATGACAGAAACGATCACTGCGGCCGCGGCCGGCACCTGGGCGCTCGGCGACCTGACCGTCAACCGGATCGGCTTCGGCGCGATGCGGCTCACGCACCTCGCCGACGGCTCCCCCAGCGATCGGGACCGGGTGACCGCCGTGCTGCGGCGGGCCGTGGAGCTCGGCGTGAACCACATCGACACCGCCGCCTTCTACTTCTCCCCGCTGCGCTCCGCCAACGAGCTGATCAACCGCGCGCTCGCCCCGTACGCCGACGAGCTCGTCATCACCACCAAGGTCGGTCCGGGCCGCGACGCGGGCGGCAACTGGTGGTGGGCGGCGCCGGAGCAGCTGCGCGGGCAGGTCGAGGAGAACCTGCGCCAGCTCGGCCGGGACCACCTCGACATCGTCAACCTGCGCATCCAGCGCCGGGAGACGACCGGGTCGATCGCCGAGCACTTCGGGGCCCTCGCCGAGCTCCGCGAGGCCGGGCTGATCCGGCACCTGGGCATCTCGAACGCCCGCGCCGACCACCTCGCCGAGGCGCGGGCCATCGCGCCGGTGGTGTGCGTGCAGAACCCGTACGGCATCGGCTCGCCCACCGAGGACCACGCCTTCGCGGACGCGTGCGGGGAGCAAGGCGTGGCCTTCGTGCCGTTCTTCGCCATCGCCGGCGCGGGCAAGGAGGCCGGCGTGGTGGCGGACGACGGCGAGCGGGTGCGGGCCCTCGCCGAGGCGCACGGGGTGTCGGCGGCGCAGCTGCGCCTGGCGTGGACGCTGAGCCGCGGACCGCACGTCCTGTCGATCACCGGCACCGGAAATCCGGACCACCTGGTCGAGAACATCGCGGCGGGCGCGCTGCGCCTCACGCCGGAGGAGGTCGCTCTCCTGAGCGCGGCGTGA